A window of Clavibacter michiganensis contains these coding sequences:
- the hemL gene encoding glutamate-1-semialdehyde 2,1-aminomutase, translating to MTHSQDLFDRARDVIPGGVNSPVRAFGSVGGTPRMMVKAAGPYVTDADGVEYVDLVNSWGPAILGHARPEVVKAVQDAAALGLGFGATTPAETELAELVTDRVRVAGVDGSPDRRPIEKLRLVSTGTEATMTAIRLARGFTGRDLLVKFAGHYHGHSDSLLAEAGSGVATLALPGSAGIPEAIAAQTIVVPYNDLDAVRAVIAEHGPRIAAVITEAAAANMGVVPPLPGFTAELARIAHDNGSLFISDEVLTGFRVHPAGYWGLDNAGLAADHPDAWTPDLVTYGKVIGGGLPVAALGGRADVMDHLAPLGPVYQAGTLSGNPVAVAAGLTTLRLADAGVYRALDIAADILIYAVELAFDRAGLAYSVQRAGSLFSFTFGTPPEHGITDYATVQAQETWRYPAFFHSMLDQGVSLPPSVFEAWFVSAAMDEASLDRVIRALPAAARAAAAATPPA from the coding sequence GTGACCCACTCCCAGGACCTCTTCGACCGCGCCCGCGACGTCATCCCCGGGGGCGTGAACTCGCCCGTCCGCGCGTTCGGCTCCGTCGGCGGCACGCCGCGCATGATGGTGAAGGCCGCGGGCCCGTACGTGACCGACGCCGACGGCGTGGAGTACGTCGACCTCGTCAACTCGTGGGGCCCCGCGATCCTCGGCCACGCCCGCCCCGAGGTCGTCAAGGCCGTGCAGGACGCCGCCGCCCTCGGCCTCGGCTTCGGCGCGACCACGCCCGCGGAGACGGAGCTCGCCGAGCTCGTCACGGATCGCGTCCGCGTCGCGGGCGTCGACGGATCCCCGGACCGCCGCCCGATCGAGAAGCTGCGCCTCGTGTCCACCGGCACCGAGGCCACCATGACCGCGATCCGCCTCGCCCGCGGGTTCACGGGCCGCGACCTCCTGGTGAAGTTCGCCGGCCACTACCACGGCCACTCCGACAGCCTCCTCGCCGAGGCGGGCTCGGGCGTCGCGACGCTCGCCCTGCCCGGCTCCGCGGGGATCCCCGAGGCCATCGCCGCGCAGACCATCGTCGTGCCCTACAACGACCTCGACGCCGTGCGCGCCGTCATCGCCGAGCACGGGCCGCGGATCGCCGCCGTGATCACCGAGGCCGCGGCCGCGAACATGGGCGTCGTGCCGCCGCTGCCCGGCTTCACCGCCGAGCTCGCCCGCATCGCCCACGACAACGGATCCCTCTTCATCTCCGACGAGGTCCTCACGGGCTTCCGCGTGCACCCGGCCGGCTACTGGGGCCTCGACAACGCCGGCCTCGCGGCCGACCACCCCGACGCCTGGACGCCCGACCTCGTCACGTACGGCAAGGTCATCGGCGGCGGCCTGCCCGTCGCCGCGCTCGGCGGCCGGGCCGACGTGATGGACCACCTCGCGCCCCTCGGCCCCGTCTACCAGGCGGGCACGCTCTCGGGGAACCCGGTCGCGGTCGCGGCGGGCCTCACGACCCTCCGCCTCGCGGACGCCGGCGTGTACCGCGCGCTCGACATCGCTGCCGACATCCTGATCTACGCGGTCGAGCTCGCCTTCGACCGCGCCGGCCTCGCCTACTCGGTGCAGCGCGCCGGCAGCCTCTTCAGCTTCACGTTCGGCACGCCGCCCGAGCACGGGATCACCGACTACGCCACGGTGCAGGCGCAGGAGACCTGGCGCTACCCGGCCTTCTTCCACTCCATGCTCGACCAGGGCGTCAGCCTGCCGCCGTCGGTGTTCGAGGCGTGGTTCGTCTCGGCCGCCATGGACGAGGCATCGCTCGACCGCGTGATCCGCGCCCTCCCGGCCGCCGCGCGCGCTGCCGCGGCGGCGACCCCGCCCGCGTAG
- a CDS encoding uroporphyrinogen-III synthase — MTSTDQKPLKGWRVLVPRGGPWGDGVAYDLRAQGATPVVAPMINFAATQDAQALESALADLAAGSFDWLTVTSATTVDVLASHRAVVPEGTRIAAVGETTAAALVAAGYTVDFVPSIDSSATALLEEWTEMAAGSPRRRVLTLRSEIAKPTLTDGLIARGHDVRSVVAYRTVGVLVSDRIREDVSSGRVRAILVTSGSVAEQVHEQLGDVPDGVLIACIGPRTAKDARRSGVRVDVVASERSAASLIQALVEIARHEEPRPDTAGLTGLADLLDRSTTE; from the coding sequence ATGACCTCGACAGACCAGAAGCCCCTGAAGGGCTGGCGCGTCCTCGTGCCCCGCGGCGGACCGTGGGGCGACGGCGTCGCGTACGACCTCCGCGCGCAGGGCGCCACGCCCGTCGTCGCGCCCATGATCAACTTCGCCGCCACGCAGGACGCGCAGGCGCTGGAGTCGGCCCTCGCCGACCTGGCCGCGGGATCCTTCGACTGGCTCACCGTGACGAGCGCCACCACGGTCGACGTGCTCGCATCGCACCGCGCCGTCGTGCCCGAGGGCACGCGCATCGCGGCCGTCGGCGAGACCACGGCCGCCGCGCTCGTCGCCGCGGGCTACACCGTCGACTTCGTGCCCTCCATCGACTCGTCGGCCACCGCGCTCCTGGAGGAGTGGACCGAGATGGCCGCCGGATCCCCGCGCCGCCGGGTGCTCACGCTCCGGTCCGAGATCGCGAAGCCGACGCTCACCGACGGCCTCATCGCGCGCGGGCACGACGTGCGCTCGGTCGTCGCGTACCGCACGGTCGGCGTGCTCGTCAGCGACCGGATCCGCGAGGACGTCTCCTCCGGCCGCGTCCGCGCCATCCTCGTCACCTCGGGCAGCGTCGCGGAGCAGGTGCACGAGCAGCTCGGCGACGTGCCCGACGGCGTGCTCATCGCCTGCATCGGCCCGCGCACCGCGAAGGACGCCCGCCGCTCCGGCGTGCGCGTGGACGTCGTCGCCTCCGAGCGCTCGGCCGCGTCGCTCATCCAGGCCCTGGTCGAGATCGCCCGTCACGAGGAGCCGCGTCCCGACACGGCGGGGCTGACCGGCCTCGCCGACCTCCTCGATCGGAGCACCACCGAATGA
- a CDS encoding thioredoxin domain-containing protein: MARHENEKVRAIREKARIERALDDRRRKRRRLIAQFSVAGGLVIVIAAIAGGVYLLGQSQAASAAGPVQDTTAALSTGDQVRIATEPTGVSVGAADAPVTMDVYEDYSCPHCAQYEAETGPLLDRIAATGQVRIVYHPIQIVTKYGVVAGSAAACVLAEEPDKWPAVHSALFDNHSTITDSWTHADFVTWLTTQGVTADAARTCVAEGKYSSWITSNTSDATSAGVTGTPTLRIQGDIITTVAGQDLVDALTKAGAQLPDGIAADS, from the coding sequence ATGGCCCGGCATGAGAACGAGAAGGTACGCGCGATCCGCGAGAAGGCACGCATCGAGAGGGCCCTCGACGACCGGCGCCGCAAGCGCCGCCGCCTCATCGCCCAGTTCTCCGTCGCGGGCGGCCTCGTCATCGTCATCGCGGCCATCGCCGGCGGCGTCTATCTCCTCGGGCAGTCCCAGGCGGCGAGCGCCGCGGGCCCCGTCCAGGACACCACCGCGGCGCTGTCCACGGGCGACCAGGTGCGCATCGCGACCGAGCCCACGGGCGTCAGCGTGGGAGCGGCGGACGCCCCCGTCACCATGGACGTGTACGAGGACTACTCGTGCCCCCACTGCGCGCAGTACGAGGCCGAGACCGGCCCGCTGCTCGACCGGATCGCCGCCACTGGCCAGGTGCGCATCGTCTACCACCCCATCCAGATCGTCACGAAGTACGGGGTCGTCGCGGGCAGCGCCGCCGCGTGCGTGCTCGCCGAGGAGCCCGACAAGTGGCCGGCCGTGCACTCGGCCCTGTTCGACAACCACTCCACCATCACCGACTCGTGGACCCACGCCGACTTCGTCACCTGGCTCACCACCCAGGGCGTCACGGCGGACGCGGCGCGCACGTGCGTGGCCGAGGGGAAGTACTCGTCGTGGATCACGAGCAACACCTCCGACGCGACCTCCGCGGGCGTCACGGGCACGCCGACGCTGCGCATCCAGGGCGACATCATCACGACCGTCGCCGGCCAGGACCTCGTGGACGCGCTCACGAAGGCGGGCGCGCAGCTGCCCGACGGCATCGCGGCCGACAGCTGA
- a CDS encoding DNA/RNA non-specific endonuclease gives MDGYDLDFLPIALPLPEAPADARPVRLDYLHFTVLMDTDRRLAAVTAVNIDGARLVDVERSDDWHLDPRLPAEQQCGPELYARNDIDRGHLVRRRDPVWGGIAEAARASADTFAYTNAAPQAAEFNQSKELWLGLEDYVLDNADLGDRRMTVFTGPVFSDDDPVYRGVRIPLMFWKIAAWVSGDRLAATAYLLDQAPELGDLDRRSATADAPELGPYRTYQVAVSEIGALTGYGVAQLAAADRLGVPATARPGTPEDGRDGWVELERFAAITL, from the coding sequence ATGGACGGCTACGACCTCGACTTCCTGCCCATCGCCCTCCCGCTGCCGGAGGCTCCGGCCGACGCGCGGCCCGTGCGGCTCGACTACCTGCACTTCACGGTCCTCATGGACACCGACCGGCGCCTCGCCGCCGTCACGGCCGTGAACATCGACGGCGCGCGCCTCGTGGACGTGGAGCGCTCCGACGACTGGCACCTGGATCCGCGCCTCCCGGCCGAGCAGCAGTGCGGCCCCGAGCTGTACGCGCGCAACGACATCGACCGCGGGCACCTGGTGCGGCGGCGGGATCCGGTGTGGGGCGGCATCGCGGAGGCCGCCCGCGCCAGCGCCGACACCTTCGCGTACACGAACGCGGCCCCGCAGGCGGCGGAGTTCAACCAGTCCAAGGAGCTGTGGCTCGGCCTCGAGGACTACGTGCTCGACAACGCCGACCTCGGCGACCGGCGCATGACGGTGTTCACCGGCCCCGTGTTCTCGGACGACGACCCCGTGTACCGCGGCGTGCGGATCCCGCTCATGTTCTGGAAGATCGCCGCCTGGGTCTCCGGCGACCGGCTCGCGGCCACCGCCTACCTGCTCGACCAGGCGCCGGAGCTCGGCGACCTCGACCGGCGGTCGGCGACCGCGGACGCTCCCGAGCTCGGGCCGTACCGCACCTACCAGGTCGCCGTGTCGGAGATCGGAGCGCTGACGGGCTACGGGGTGGCGCAGCTCGCCGCCGCCGACCGGCTCGGCGTGCCCGCGACCGCGCGGCCCGGCACCCCCGAGGACGGCCGCGACGGCTGGGTCGAGCTGGAGCGGTTCGCGGCGATCACGCTCTGA
- the hemB gene encoding porphobilinogen synthase, with product MTSPYYRPRRLRTSPAMRRLTAETRLHAADLVLPMFVREGLTEASPITSMPGVSQHSLDSLRRALVEAAEAGIGGVMLFGVPSVRDAEGSGASDPDGILNVATRVAVEEVGDALVVQTDLCLDEFTDHGHCGVVDADGVVDNDRTLDRYRAMGLAQAEAGSHLLGLSGMMDGQVGAVREALDDAGHHDVAILAYAAKYASAFYGPFREAVDSQLQGDRRTYQMDNGNRREALREVELDIEEGADVVMVKPAMSYLDILADVAATSSVPVWAYQISGEYAMIEAAAQNGWIDRERAIEESVLGIKRAGADAILTYWAVELAERLARR from the coding sequence ATGACCTCCCCCTACTACCGTCCGCGCCGCCTCCGCACGTCCCCGGCGATGCGTCGGCTCACGGCGGAGACGCGCCTGCACGCCGCCGACCTGGTGCTGCCGATGTTCGTGCGCGAGGGCCTCACGGAGGCCTCGCCCATCACCTCCATGCCCGGCGTCTCCCAGCACTCGCTCGACAGCCTGCGCCGCGCGCTCGTCGAGGCGGCCGAGGCGGGGATCGGCGGCGTGATGCTGTTCGGCGTCCCGTCCGTCCGCGACGCCGAGGGCTCCGGCGCGAGCGACCCCGACGGCATCCTCAACGTCGCCACGCGCGTCGCGGTCGAGGAGGTCGGCGACGCGCTCGTCGTCCAGACCGACCTGTGCCTCGACGAGTTCACCGACCACGGCCACTGCGGCGTCGTCGACGCCGATGGCGTGGTCGACAACGACCGCACCCTCGACCGCTACCGCGCCATGGGGCTCGCGCAGGCGGAGGCGGGATCCCACCTGCTCGGCCTCAGCGGCATGATGGACGGCCAGGTCGGCGCCGTGCGCGAGGCCCTCGACGACGCAGGGCACCACGACGTCGCGATCCTCGCCTACGCCGCCAAGTACGCATCCGCGTTCTACGGCCCGTTCCGCGAGGCCGTCGACTCGCAGCTCCAGGGCGACCGCCGCACGTACCAGATGGACAACGGCAACCGCCGCGAGGCCCTCCGCGAGGTGGAGCTCGACATCGAGGAGGGCGCCGACGTCGTCATGGTGAAGCCCGCCATGAGCTACCTCGACATCCTCGCCGACGTCGCCGCGACCAGCAGCGTGCCGGTCTGGGCGTACCAGATCTCCGGCGAGTACGCGATGATCGAGGCCGCCGCGCAGAACGGCTGGATCGACCGCGAGCGCGCCATCGAGGAGAGCGTCCTCGGGATCAAGCGGGCCGGCGCCGACGCGATCCTCACCTACTGGGCCGTCGAGCTCGCCGAGCGCCTCGCCCGGCGCTGA
- a CDS encoding DUF1304 domain-containing protein has translation MTAVAATGTTFVGLAALLHVFFFLLESVWFEKPFAWKRFGVADQEKALIIKPWAYNQGFYNLFLALGAGLGLILYFVGNAPAGLTLVLFTTACMVLASIIIASTGKKYLVPALIQGVPPLLGLVFFAAAS, from the coding sequence ATGACCGCAGTCGCCGCCACCGGCACAACCTTCGTCGGACTCGCGGCGCTGCTGCACGTGTTCTTCTTCCTCCTGGAGAGCGTCTGGTTCGAGAAGCCGTTCGCCTGGAAGCGCTTCGGCGTGGCCGACCAGGAGAAGGCCCTCATCATCAAGCCGTGGGCCTACAACCAGGGCTTCTACAACCTCTTCCTCGCGCTCGGCGCGGGCCTCGGGCTGATCCTCTACTTCGTCGGCAACGCGCCCGCCGGCCTCACGCTCGTGCTGTTCACGACCGCGTGCATGGTGCTGGCCTCGATCATCATCGCGAGCACCGGCAAGAAGTACCTCGTCCCCGCGCTGATCCAGGGCGTGCCGCCGCTGCTCGGCCTCGTCTTCTTCGCCGCCGCCTCCTGA
- a CDS encoding MDR family oxidoreductase — MTYRALVAEQTVADDGTTGIEVALRDLPDERATGGPDGPGDGEVALDVLYSSVNYKDGMLLGGRPGIARTSPLVAGIDAVGTVAASGSDAFAPGDLVVLNGAGLGESRDGGLAERVRVPAASLVRVPAGFSAARAAAVGTAGFTAMLSVLALERGGVEPGSGDVLVTGAGGGVGSIAVALLARLGHRVVASTGRVDELGDRLRALGAADVIDRSELGGPGKPLQRIRWAGAVDSVGSATLVNVLAQTRWGGVVTAAGLAQGPDLPGTVLPFILRAVTLAGINSVEAPAALREEAWARLATDLDPALLDAITTTVPLDGAIAAGERILAGASSGRVVVDVRA; from the coding sequence ATGACATACCGCGCGCTCGTGGCCGAGCAGACCGTCGCCGACGACGGCACGACAGGCATCGAGGTCGCGCTGCGCGATCTTCCCGACGAGCGGGCGACGGGCGGCCCCGACGGACCGGGCGACGGCGAGGTCGCGCTCGACGTCCTCTACTCGAGCGTCAACTACAAGGACGGCATGCTGCTCGGCGGCCGGCCCGGCATCGCGCGCACCAGCCCGCTCGTCGCCGGCATCGACGCGGTGGGCACGGTCGCCGCGAGCGGATCCGACGCCTTCGCCCCCGGCGACCTGGTCGTCCTCAACGGCGCGGGCCTCGGCGAGAGCCGCGACGGCGGGCTGGCCGAGCGCGTGCGGGTGCCGGCCGCGTCGCTCGTGCGCGTGCCCGCCGGGTTCTCCGCCGCGCGCGCCGCCGCCGTCGGCACCGCCGGCTTCACGGCGATGCTCTCGGTGCTCGCGCTGGAGCGCGGCGGCGTGGAGCCCGGATCCGGCGACGTGCTCGTCACGGGCGCGGGCGGCGGGGTCGGATCCATCGCCGTCGCGCTCCTCGCCCGCCTCGGCCACCGCGTGGTCGCCTCCACCGGCCGCGTCGACGAGCTCGGGGACCGGCTGCGCGCGCTCGGCGCCGCCGACGTGATCGACCGCTCCGAGCTCGGTGGACCCGGGAAGCCGCTGCAGCGCATCCGCTGGGCGGGCGCGGTCGACAGCGTCGGCAGCGCGACGCTCGTCAACGTGCTGGCGCAGACCCGGTGGGGCGGCGTCGTCACGGCGGCGGGGCTGGCGCAGGGCCCCGACCTCCCGGGCACCGTGCTCCCCTTCATCCTCCGGGCCGTCACGCTCGCGGGCATCAACTCCGTCGAGGCGCCCGCCGCGCTGCGCGAGGAGGCGTGGGCGCGGCTCGCGACCGACCTCGACCCCGCGCTCCTCGACGCGATCACCACCACCGTGCCGCTCGACGGCGCGATCGCCGCGGGCGAGCGGATCCTCGCGGGCGCCTCGAGCGGCCGGGTAGTGGTCGACGTCCGCGCCTAG
- a CDS encoding nucleoside/nucleotide kinase family protein — protein sequence MDSGPDRRPHPASPATGDLDALARRAIGLVQEGRRAILAIAGSPGAGKTTLARALVARVDELSGDGTAACVPMDGFHLANATLDRLGRHDRKGAIDTFDGWGVLALVRRLRVETDHVVYAPSFDRSVDEGVAGAVAVDPGTRLVVLEGNYLLVDEDPWGQLAAELDEAWFCATPGAERFARLVDRHTAGGRAPSAAEAWAREVDGANAALIEATRGRADLVVDGTAAGVPGAIGG from the coding sequence ATGGACTCCGGACCCGACCGCCGCCCGCATCCCGCATCGCCCGCGACGGGCGACCTCGACGCCCTCGCGCGCCGCGCCATCGGCCTCGTGCAGGAGGGGCGACGGGCGATCCTCGCCATCGCGGGCAGCCCCGGCGCCGGCAAGACGACCCTCGCGCGGGCGCTCGTGGCGCGCGTCGACGAGCTGTCCGGCGACGGCACCGCGGCCTGCGTGCCCATGGACGGCTTCCACCTCGCCAACGCGACGCTCGACCGGCTGGGCCGCCACGACCGCAAGGGCGCGATCGACACGTTCGACGGCTGGGGCGTGCTCGCCCTGGTGCGGCGCCTCCGCGTCGAGACGGACCACGTCGTCTACGCGCCGTCCTTCGACCGGTCCGTCGACGAGGGCGTCGCGGGTGCCGTCGCGGTGGATCCCGGCACCCGCCTCGTCGTGCTCGAGGGCAACTACCTGCTCGTCGACGAGGATCCGTGGGGGCAGCTCGCCGCGGAGCTCGACGAGGCGTGGTTCTGCGCGACGCCCGGCGCGGAGCGCTTCGCCCGGCTGGTGGACCGGCACACGGCCGGGGGACGCGCGCCGAGCGCGGCCGAGGCCTGGGCCCGCGAGGTGGACGGCGCCAACGCGGCGCTCATCGAGGCGACCCGCGGCCGCGCCGACCTCGTGGTGGACGGCACGGCCGCAGGGGTGCCGGGGGCGATCGGCGGGTAG
- a CDS encoding heme oxygenase (biliverdin-producing), with product MNVVPLTEALRDRARPRAEAQDADEFMTALVTGRGCRDDYVALVAQHYFVYRAIEQATERMAADPVAARFISPRLTRLPAIEADLDYLVGHDWREVVRPLASTAAYVERIEQVGSVWVGGFIAHHYTRYLGDLSGGRLLRSLLQRQFGFDTNGVGLYLFAEIAEPRRFCSTYREALDQAPWDDDERARVVAEVENAYRLTTDVFAELARGRATAPLRLA from the coding sequence ATGAACGTCGTCCCCCTCACCGAGGCCCTCCGCGACCGGGCACGACCGCGTGCCGAGGCGCAGGACGCGGACGAGTTCATGACGGCGCTCGTCACGGGCCGCGGCTGCCGCGACGACTACGTGGCCCTCGTCGCCCAGCACTACTTCGTCTACCGCGCCATCGAGCAGGCGACCGAGCGCATGGCAGCGGATCCCGTCGCCGCGCGCTTCATCAGCCCCCGCCTCACGCGCCTCCCCGCCATCGAGGCAGACCTCGACTACCTCGTCGGACACGACTGGCGCGAGGTCGTCCGGCCGCTCGCGAGCACGGCCGCGTACGTGGAGCGGATCGAGCAGGTCGGCTCGGTCTGGGTCGGCGGCTTCATCGCGCACCACTACACGCGCTACCTCGGCGACCTGTCCGGCGGGCGGCTCCTGCGCTCGCTCCTGCAGCGCCAGTTCGGGTTCGACACGAACGGCGTCGGCCTCTACCTCTTCGCGGAGATCGCCGAGCCCCGGCGGTTCTGCAGCACGTACCGCGAGGCACTCGACCAGGCGCCGTGGGACGACGACGAGCGGGCCCGGGTCGTCGCCGAGGTCGAGAACGCGTACCGGCTCACCACGGACGTCTTCGCCGAGCTCGCGCGCGGCCGCGCCACGGCTCCTCTCCGCCTGGCCTGA
- a CDS encoding DNA-3-methyladenine glycosylase family protein — protein MDQGGAEVTAPDAGTTYLPDREVDLRLVLRPLFRGVVDPTCRWDPVTPGSRRVGVWRTARTPLGDASLRLDPRADGGVDARAWGPGAEWAIAGVPELLGEGDDWSDLDVSAHPLLRDAHRRLSALRLMRTNHVFEAMASAVLEQKVTGLEARRAWRQLILAHGEPAPGPVPAGMRVLPSPERWRLIPSWEWHRAGVDPKRSRTLIAVATSAAGLERTLALGRGSEEITRRLRSIPGVGIWTAAETTQRAHGDPDSVSVGDYHVHDMVGWALAGHAVDDDGMLELLEPWRGQRQRVMRLIEASGFRKPRFGPRMTVQDHRAH, from the coding sequence ATGGACCAGGGCGGCGCGGAGGTGACGGCCCCCGACGCGGGCACCACGTACCTGCCCGACCGCGAGGTGGACCTCCGGCTGGTGCTGCGTCCGCTGTTCCGCGGCGTCGTGGATCCGACCTGCCGCTGGGACCCGGTCACGCCCGGATCCCGCCGCGTCGGCGTCTGGCGCACGGCCCGCACGCCGCTCGGGGACGCGTCGCTCCGGCTGGATCCGCGCGCGGACGGCGGCGTAGACGCGCGTGCCTGGGGCCCCGGCGCCGAGTGGGCCATCGCCGGCGTGCCGGAGCTGCTGGGCGAGGGCGACGACTGGTCCGACCTCGACGTCTCCGCGCATCCGCTGCTCCGCGACGCGCATCGTCGGCTGTCCGCGCTGCGCCTCATGCGCACCAACCACGTCTTCGAGGCGATGGCCTCCGCGGTGCTCGAGCAGAAGGTCACCGGGCTCGAGGCCAGGCGGGCGTGGCGGCAGCTGATCCTCGCGCACGGCGAGCCCGCGCCCGGGCCGGTGCCGGCCGGCATGCGCGTGCTGCCGTCGCCCGAGCGCTGGCGCCTCATCCCGTCGTGGGAGTGGCACCGCGCCGGCGTGGACCCGAAGCGGTCGCGCACGCTCATCGCGGTCGCGACCTCGGCGGCCGGCCTCGAGCGCACCCTCGCGCTCGGGCGCGGGAGCGAGGAGATCACGCGGCGGCTGCGCTCGATCCCGGGCGTGGGGATCTGGACGGCGGCGGAGACCACGCAGCGCGCCCACGGGGATCCGGACTCGGTGAGCGTCGGCGACTACCACGTGCACGACATGGTCGGGTGGGCGCTCGCCGGCCACGCGGTCGACGACGACGGGATGCTCGAGCTGCTGGAGCCGTGGCGCGGCCAGCGTCAGCGGGTGATGCGGCTCATCGAGGCGAGCGGGTTCCGGAAGCCGCGGTTCGGCCCGCGCATGACGGTGCAGGACCACCGGGCGCACTGA
- a CDS encoding 6-phosphofructokinase, whose protein sequence is MRIGILTSGGDCPGLNAVIRGAVLKGTTIHKQEFVGFRDGWRGVVDGDVMPLARRDIQGIGKQGGTILGTSRTNPFEGDGGVERIQENLDRLGIDAILAIGGEGTLAAAKRLTDAGLKIVGVPKTVDNDLDATDYTFGFDTAVQIATDAMDRLRTTGDSHSRCMVAEVMGRHVGWIALHSGMAAGAHAILIPEQKTSMDEIIGWVRSAYDRGRAPLVVVAEGFIPEHASDAHGERGLDAFGRPRLGGIGEQIAPIIEERTGIETRATTLGHIQRGGTPSSYDRVLATRLGLAAVDSVRDGHWGRMVALRGTDIVHVGFEEALGRLKTVPQQRYDEAAILFG, encoded by the coding sequence GTGCGCATCGGAATCCTCACCTCAGGCGGAGACTGCCCCGGACTCAACGCGGTCATCCGCGGGGCGGTGCTCAAGGGAACGACCATCCACAAGCAGGAGTTCGTGGGCTTCCGCGACGGCTGGCGGGGCGTCGTCGACGGCGACGTCATGCCGCTCGCGCGCCGCGACATCCAGGGCATCGGCAAGCAGGGCGGCACGATCCTCGGCACCAGCCGCACGAACCCGTTCGAGGGCGACGGAGGCGTGGAGCGGATCCAGGAGAACCTCGACCGCCTCGGCATCGACGCGATCCTCGCAATCGGCGGCGAGGGCACGCTCGCGGCAGCCAAGCGCCTCACCGACGCGGGCCTCAAGATCGTCGGAGTCCCCAAGACCGTCGACAACGACCTCGACGCCACCGACTACACGTTCGGCTTCGACACCGCGGTGCAGATCGCGACCGACGCCATGGACCGCCTCCGCACCACGGGCGACTCGCACAGCCGCTGCATGGTGGCCGAGGTCATGGGCAGGCACGTCGGCTGGATCGCGCTGCACTCCGGCATGGCCGCGGGCGCGCACGCGATCCTCATCCCCGAGCAGAAGACGAGCATGGACGAGATCATCGGCTGGGTCCGCTCGGCCTACGACCGCGGGCGCGCGCCGCTCGTCGTCGTCGCGGAGGGCTTCATCCCCGAGCACGCGTCCGACGCGCACGGCGAGCGCGGGCTCGACGCCTTCGGCCGCCCGCGGCTCGGCGGCATCGGCGAGCAGATCGCGCCCATCATCGAGGAGCGCACGGGCATCGAGACCCGCGCGACGACCCTCGGCCACATCCAGCGCGGCGGCACACCGTCGTCCTACGACCGCGTGCTCGCCACCCGCCTCGGCCTCGCCGCGGTCGACAGCGTGCGCGACGGCCACTGGGGCCGCATGGTCGCGCTCCGCGGGACCGACATCGTGCACGTGGGCTTCGAGGAGGCGCTCGGCCGCCTCAAGACCGTGCCGCAGCAGCGCTACGACGAGGCCGCGATCCTCTTCGGCTAG
- a CDS encoding pyridoxamine 5'-phosphate oxidase family protein: MTDTTNDHQDDRERVAELVKSARIALLTTVNAHGQLVSRPLASQERDFDGDLWFFTQDPSDKTAEIRADDQVNVSLQSGDGFLSIAGTAEITRDRARIDELWSAGAEAWFEGGKDDPTVALIRVHADAAEYWYQDTPKPIALIKYAKAAITGERPEDVGEHGTVEL, translated from the coding sequence ATGACCGACACAACGAACGACCACCAAGACGACCGCGAGCGCGTCGCCGAGCTCGTGAAGAGCGCCCGCATCGCGCTCCTCACCACCGTCAACGCCCATGGGCAGCTCGTCAGCCGCCCGCTCGCCAGCCAGGAGCGCGACTTCGACGGCGACCTCTGGTTCTTCACCCAGGATCCGAGCGACAAGACCGCCGAGATCCGCGCCGACGACCAGGTGAACGTGTCGCTGCAGTCCGGCGACGGGTTCCTCTCCATCGCGGGCACCGCGGAGATCACCCGCGACCGCGCGCGCATCGACGAGCTGTGGTCGGCCGGCGCCGAGGCCTGGTTCGAGGGCGGGAAGGACGACCCGACGGTCGCGCTGATCCGCGTGCACGCCGACGCCGCCGAGTACTGGTACCAGGACACCCCGAAGCCGATCGCGCTGATCAAGTACGCCAAGGCCGCCATCACGGGCGAGCGCCCGGAGGACGTCGGGGAGCACGGCACCGTCGAGCTCTGA